One part of the Terriglobia bacterium genome encodes these proteins:
- a CDS encoding ATP-binding protein gives MKIRAFAAGNYKSIYIMEPFALTNGFNIVIGQNAAGKTALLEILSLQLSPKPHRSEKTVPNRGDITEGHSMADVELEFANSEMKRLLRNTRANVNLPVPAAGSDLAAELGVNIWDGPAVDKLIRWWLNQPIYVFKLKFSSSGEVLSNRSYQSFVTYPLLLNSSRDYLHIPFQLDLAENLVLSGTRWNSSLPDLGANLANNFRQLIYRFSSERPVKARSPHGINPQLASNAENLAEVLHVLQSNAVVFEEFNSLVSEIFPQVKWVSTRPITSGNEVVIWNLDKAKRRDDLAVPLDETGTGIGQVLAILYVVFTSNEPSAIIIDEPQSFLHPASAVKLIQVLRRYSQHQFILATHSPSIISAAGPSNIIALTYDGETHVETFDLTKTASFQSFLDATGLEMQDTFGADRILWVEGPTEAKAFPEIIERLCNAPLMGTRVLPVSATGDLEGKDAVRVFSMYRTLTQGNPLLPPALAFILDRETRNQQQINELVRQSNDKAMFLPRRMFENYLLRPVAIAAVMNSLQGFSPEPITEAVIQDNLNRMATDARFFTPLTVQDQWEATIHAGRVLEFLFGDLSEHRVEYLKTRDSVALAKWLLENHPEDLSEVAGIIKTALTR, from the coding sequence ATGAAAATTCGCGCGTTTGCGGCGGGTAACTACAAGAGCATTTACATAATGGAACCATTTGCGCTCACCAATGGCTTTAATATTGTCATCGGCCAAAATGCGGCGGGTAAAACAGCTCTTTTAGAAATATTGAGCCTTCAACTTTCACCAAAACCACATCGCAGTGAAAAGACCGTTCCCAATAGAGGTGACATTACTGAAGGCCATTCTATGGCTGATGTCGAATTGGAATTTGCTAATTCGGAAATGAAGAGGCTACTCAGAAATACCCGAGCGAACGTGAATCTTCCAGTTCCAGCTGCAGGAAGCGATTTAGCTGCTGAGCTGGGAGTCAACATTTGGGATGGCCCCGCTGTCGACAAGCTAATACGTTGGTGGCTCAACCAGCCGATTTATGTTTTTAAATTGAAATTTAGCAGTTCCGGTGAAGTTCTTTCTAACCGTAGCTATCAGTCTTTTGTCACATACCCGCTACTCTTAAATAGTAGCAGGGATTATCTTCATATACCTTTTCAGCTCGATCTAGCTGAAAACCTAGTGCTCAGTGGGACGCGCTGGAATTCTAGCCTCCCTGATCTGGGGGCGAATCTTGCCAATAATTTTCGGCAGCTTATATACCGATTCAGTTCAGAACGTCCGGTTAAGGCCCGGTCGCCACATGGCATAAATCCTCAGCTCGCATCCAACGCCGAAAACCTCGCTGAGGTTTTGCATGTTCTGCAATCGAACGCTGTTGTATTTGAAGAATTCAACAGTTTGGTTTCTGAAATTTTCCCTCAGGTGAAGTGGGTTAGCACGCGGCCTATTACCTCCGGGAATGAAGTAGTTATATGGAACCTTGATAAAGCCAAAAGGAGAGACGATCTGGCTGTTCCCTTAGACGAAACTGGGACGGGAATAGGTCAGGTGCTCGCAATTCTTTATGTGGTATTTACGTCGAATGAGCCCAGTGCAATCATTATTGATGAACCGCAGAGCTTCTTGCACCCAGCATCAGCAGTAAAATTGATTCAAGTGCTGCGAAGGTACTCTCAACATCAATTTATTCTTGCGACTCATTCACCTTCAATTATCTCAGCTGCTGGCCCGAGCAATATCATAGCTCTAACATATGATGGTGAAACTCACGTCGAAACATTTGATCTTACTAAAACAGCTTCTTTCCAATCTTTTTTGGATGCAACGGGACTTGAGATGCAAGATACGTTTGGGGCAGACAGAATTCTTTGGGTAGAAGGTCCGACGGAGGCGAAGGCTTTTCCTGAGATTATTGAGCGGCTTTGCAATGCTCCTTTGATGGGGACACGGGTCTTACCCGTAAGTGCGACTGGCGATTTGGAGGGGAAAGATGCAGTCCGAGTCTTTTCCATGTATCGGACACTCACCCAAGGCAATCCGCTTCTTCCGCCTGCGCTCGCGTTCATACTAGATCGAGAGACACGTAACCAACAACAGATCAATGAACTTGTTCGTCAGAGCAATGACAAGGCGATGTTTTTGCCAAGGCGTATGTTCGAAAATTATTTATTGAGACCAGTCGCAATTGCAGCCGTAATGAATTCACTTCAGGGCTTCAGCCCCGAACCAATCACTGAGGCCGTAATTCAGGATAATCTCAATAGGATGGCGACGGACGCTCGCTTCTTCACTCCATTAACTGTTCAAGACCAATGGGAAGCAACGATTCATGCTGGTAGGGTCTTAGAGTTTCTCTTTGGCGATCTTTCCGAGCACAGAGTTGAATATCTTAAGACTCGCGATTCAGTAGCGCTGGCAAAATGGTTGCTTGAAAATCATCCTGAGGACCTGTCGGAGGTGGCAGGAATCATAAAGACAGCGTTGACACGGTAA
- a CDS encoding type II toxin-antitoxin system RelE/ParE family toxin — MIHSFADEGTRKFWETGKGGKTPPNLRSVARRKLQMVDAATRLDDLKVPPGNKLHSLKKDRAGQHAIWINRQYRVCFRWKDGHAYDVEITDYH; from the coding sequence GTGATTCACTCGTTTGCCGATGAAGGAACTCGGAAATTCTGGGAGACTGGCAAAGGTGGCAAGACGCCTCCAAATTTACGTTCTGTTGCCAGGCGAAAATTACAGATGGTCGATGCCGCAACGCGGTTGGATGATCTCAAAGTTCCTCCGGGGAATAAGCTTCATTCCCTTAAAAAGGATCGCGCAGGGCAACATGCAATTTGGATCAATCGCCAATATCGCGTCTGTTTTCGCTGGAAAGATGGGCACGCTTATGACGTGGAGATAACTGATTACCATTAG
- a CDS encoding HigA family addiction module antidote protein, translated as MAYERRGSAAWAVHPGEILKHEFLKPMNITGYRLSKAIDVNAQRVNDILLKKTGVSADMAIRLGKFFGTSAEFWMNLQAAYELVTAKKILGSKITKIKTMTGAA; from the coding sequence ATGGCCTATGAAAGACGAGGGTCCGCTGCCTGGGCCGTGCATCCGGGCGAGATTCTAAAGCATGAGTTTCTCAAGCCCATGAATATAACCGGATATCGGCTTTCCAAAGCAATCGATGTGAACGCCCAGAGAGTCAATGACATTCTTCTGAAGAAAACCGGCGTCAGCGCTGATATGGCCATAAGGTTGGGAAAGTTTTTCGGGACATCCGCGGAGTTCTGGATGAACCTGCAGGCCGCTTACGAGCTTGTCACGGCAAAGAAGATATTGGGCAGCAAAATCACAAAGATCAAGACCATGACCGGCGCTGCATAA
- the pyrH gene encoding UMP kinase, translating into MLAFKRILLKLSGEALAGDKGFGVETSRIHSIAGEIKEVHELGVEIALVVGGGNFFRGVAEQARDMDRVSADHMGMLATVINSLALQDALEKQGVHTRVMSALEMNQVAEPFIRRRALRHMEKGRVVIFAGGTGNPYFSTDTAASLRAMEIKADVIMKATKVDGIYDADPKLVSTATMIESISYLDVLKRGLRVMDATAISLCQENSLPIVIFNLNVHGNIKRVVTGEKVGSLVSA; encoded by the coding sequence ATGCTTGCCTTCAAACGTATTCTTCTCAAGCTCTCCGGTGAAGCCCTGGCCGGGGACAAAGGTTTTGGCGTCGAAACCAGCCGTATTCACTCCATCGCCGGCGAAATCAAGGAAGTGCACGAACTCGGTGTGGAGATCGCGCTGGTGGTGGGCGGCGGCAATTTTTTCCGCGGCGTGGCCGAGCAGGCGCGCGACATGGACCGCGTCTCTGCCGACCACATGGGCATGCTGGCCACGGTAATCAACTCACTGGCCTTACAGGATGCGCTGGAAAAACAGGGCGTGCATACCCGCGTGATGTCCGCGCTGGAGATGAACCAGGTGGCGGAGCCATTTATCCGGCGGCGCGCGCTGCGGCACATGGAAAAAGGCCGCGTGGTGATTTTTGCCGGCGGCACCGGCAATCCTTATTTCTCCACGGACACAGCGGCTTCACTGCGCGCCATGGAAATCAAGGCTGACGTAATCATGAAAGCCACCAAGGTGGACGGCATCTATGACGCCGATCCCAAGCTGGTGAGCACCGCGACGATGATCGAATCCATCAGCTATCTTGACGTGCTCAAGCGCGGACTGCGCGTGATGGACGCCACCGCAATCTCTCTCTGCCAGGAAAACAGCCTGCCGATCGTGATTTTCAACCTGAATGTCCACGGCAATATCAAGCGCGTGGTTACGGGTGAAAAGGTAGGATCGCTGGTTTCCGCTTAG
- a CDS encoding metallophosphoesterase → MRSRLFVFVSIVQAILFSAHWFVYATVACFWGGWAASWQMKLAFALLSMSFVAASLLGWYSYSPPVRFFYLISALWMGFASYFFLASIASWIVYGVSAVGGLNWPPAWIADATFAAAMAAGLYGILNAAWPRVVRISVTLPNLPTQWRGRTAALVSDLHLGHVRNGRFVRRMVNKLLALQNDIVFVAGDLYDGVAGDFEKLARPWADLVASPKAAALGVYYIAGNHEEFYRNAEYLPPLLRAGIRVLNNEKVEVDGLQLIGVHYRDAVNADQYRSILRRMNLDRNRASVLLLHAPVRLPISEEEGISLQLSGHTHGGQFFPWTLIAQRVWKKFIHGLQRFGALQVYTTYGTGTWGPPLRVGTRPEIVLITFEAAGN, encoded by the coding sequence TTGCGATCCCGGCTCTTCGTCTTTGTCAGCATCGTGCAGGCGATTCTCTTTTCAGCGCACTGGTTCGTGTACGCCACGGTGGCGTGCTTCTGGGGTGGCTGGGCCGCATCATGGCAGATGAAGCTGGCATTCGCGCTGCTTTCCATGAGCTTTGTGGCGGCGTCTCTGCTTGGCTGGTATTCGTATAGCCCTCCGGTGCGTTTCTTCTATCTGATCTCCGCGCTCTGGATGGGATTTGCCAGTTACTTCTTTCTCGCGTCCATTGCCAGTTGGATCGTATATGGCGTGAGCGCCGTCGGCGGCTTGAACTGGCCCCCGGCGTGGATCGCCGATGCGACATTCGCCGCCGCTATGGCAGCAGGTCTTTACGGAATTCTGAATGCGGCGTGGCCGCGGGTGGTGCGCATTTCAGTCACACTGCCTAACCTGCCAACGCAGTGGCGCGGACGAACAGCGGCGCTGGTCAGCGATCTCCATCTGGGACATGTGCGCAATGGCCGCTTTGTGCGGCGCATGGTGAACAAGCTGCTGGCACTTCAGAATGACATCGTCTTTGTGGCGGGCGATCTCTACGACGGCGTTGCCGGAGACTTTGAAAAGCTAGCGCGACCGTGGGCGGACCTGGTCGCGTCACCCAAGGCGGCAGCGCTGGGCGTCTATTACATCGCGGGAAATCATGAAGAGTTTTATCGCAATGCGGAATATCTGCCACCACTGCTGCGGGCAGGCATACGTGTCTTAAACAACGAAAAAGTTGAGGTCGATGGGCTGCAGCTCATCGGTGTGCACTATCGTGATGCCGTAAACGCAGACCAGTACCGCTCAATACTGCGGCGCATGAACCTCGATCGCAACCGCGCCAGCGTTCTGCTGCTGCACGCGCCGGTGCGGCTACCTATCAGCGAGGAAGAAGGCATATCATTGCAGCTTTCCGGCCATACTCATGGCGGGCAGTTCTTTCCGTGGACGCTGATTGCCCAGCGTGTCTGGAAAAAATTCATCCACGGACTGCAACGGTTCGGCGCTTTACAGGTTTACACAACCTATGGCACCGGCACATGGGGTCCGCCGTTGCGGGTGGGAACGCGGCCGGAAATCGTGCTGATCACGTTCGAAGCAGCCGGCAATTAG
- a CDS encoding SDR family oxidoreductase — MIINLKDKSAIVSGSTAGIGHAIAHGLAEAGASVIVNGRTQERVQQAVEKIKAALPKADVKGLAADLGTAEGAQELIKQVPEADILINNLGIFEPKPFFDIPDEDWERFFRMNVLSGVRLARHYTRGMVERKWGRVIFISSESGVQIPAEMIHYGMTKTAQLAVSRGLAETVAGTGVTVNAVLPGPTRSEGVEKFVEQVGKQSGKSFEQTEKDFFRTMRPSSLLKRFATNEEVANMVVYLSSEQASATTGAAVRVDGGVVRAIV, encoded by the coding sequence ATGATCATCAATCTCAAGGATAAGAGCGCGATTGTGAGCGGGTCAACGGCGGGGATCGGACATGCAATTGCGCATGGGCTGGCGGAAGCCGGAGCTTCGGTGATCGTAAACGGGCGCACGCAGGAGCGAGTGCAGCAAGCGGTCGAGAAGATCAAGGCCGCACTTCCAAAGGCCGACGTAAAAGGTCTTGCCGCCGACCTTGGAACAGCCGAAGGCGCGCAGGAATTGATTAAGCAAGTGCCTGAAGCTGACATTCTGATCAACAATCTGGGCATCTTCGAGCCCAAGCCGTTCTTCGATATTCCCGATGAAGATTGGGAGCGCTTCTTTCGCATGAACGTATTGAGCGGCGTTCGGCTGGCGCGGCATTACACGAGAGGCATGGTGGAGCGCAAGTGGGGGCGCGTGATTTTTATTTCCAGCGAGTCTGGCGTGCAGATTCCGGCGGAGATGATTCATTACGGCATGACAAAGACCGCGCAGCTTGCGGTTTCCCGCGGGCTCGCGGAGACGGTTGCCGGGACCGGCGTTACCGTAAACGCGGTGCTGCCCGGCCCTACGCGGTCTGAGGGCGTGGAAAAATTTGTGGAGCAAGTGGGAAAGCAATCGGGCAAGAGTTTTGAGCAGACGGAAAAAGATTTCTTTCGCACCATGCGGCCGTCATCGCTGCTTAAGAGGTTTGCAACGAATGAAGAGGTAGCGAACATGGTGGTCTATTTATCGTCTGAGCAGGCATCAGCAACGACTGGCGCCGCAGTGCGCGTGGATGGCGGCGTAGTGAGGGCAATCGTGTAG
- the queA gene encoding tRNA preQ1(34) S-adenosylmethionine ribosyltransferase-isomerase QueA — MLVSDFDFYLPEELIAQEALADRSSSRLLHLSRSSGHFEDRKFTDLPGLLRPSDLLVLNSSRVFPARLYGHRAGLHAQPLSSRNPASRDFLHGRVEVMLTRQLGLLEWQALVRPGRKIGVGEKIFFSLEDPQRGGARDNAAMFASRPGDPDAAVTAQAAELTAEVIARGEFGERTLRFDPVPDFFAIMEKLGHVPLPPYIAREDRQEDRERYQTVYARSETTGSVAAPTAGLHFTPQVLADIRQRGIEIAELTLHVGLGTFQPVHVENVEEHKLHRESYSISETASAQINRALAEKRRVVAVGTTTVRTLEFAASQNALSSAGTATVSAGSGEADIFIYPGFQFRVVGALLTNFHLPKSTLLMLVAAFAGRENVLKAYAHAVEERYRFFSYGDCMFVE; from the coding sequence GTGCTGGTTTCTGACTTTGACTTTTACCTCCCGGAAGAGCTGATCGCGCAGGAGGCCCTTGCCGACCGCAGCAGCTCCCGCCTGTTGCATCTCTCGCGGTCGAGCGGCCATTTTGAAGATCGAAAGTTCACTGATTTGCCCGGCCTGCTTCGTCCCAGCGACCTGCTGGTTTTGAACAGCAGCCGCGTTTTTCCGGCGCGCCTTTACGGCCACCGCGCCGGGCTGCACGCGCAGCCGCTCAGCTCCAGAAATCCCGCATCTCGCGATTTTCTTCATGGCCGCGTCGAGGTGATGCTCACTCGCCAATTGGGACTACTGGAGTGGCAGGCATTGGTGCGTCCGGGCCGGAAGATAGGGGTGGGAGAGAAAATATTCTTTTCTTTGGAAGACCCTCAACGCGGGGGCGCAAGGGACAACGCAGCCATGTTCGCATCGCGGCCTGGTGATCCGGATGCGGCGGTGACGGCGCAGGCCGCGGAATTGACTGCGGAAGTGATTGCCCGAGGGGAGTTCGGGGAACGCACTTTGCGTTTTGATCCCGTGCCTGATTTTTTTGCCATAATGGAGAAGCTGGGGCATGTTCCGCTGCCACCTTATATCGCGCGTGAAGACCGGCAGGAAGATCGCGAGCGCTACCAGACGGTCTATGCACGATCAGAAACTACTGGCAGCGTAGCCGCGCCCACCGCAGGCCTGCACTTTACGCCGCAGGTCCTTGCCGACATACGCCAGCGCGGCATTGAGATTGCCGAACTGACTCTCCACGTCGGTCTGGGGACGTTTCAGCCAGTGCATGTGGAGAATGTGGAAGAGCACAAGCTGCATCGCGAGAGCTATTCGATTTCTGAAACTGCGTCCGCGCAGATCAATCGGGCACTGGCGGAGAAACGCCGCGTTGTGGCGGTGGGGACGACGACGGTACGGACGCTGGAATTTGCGGCCTCGCAAAATGCTTTGAGTTCGGCGGGAACAGCGACTGTCAGCGCCGGTTCGGGCGAAGCCGACATTTTCATCTATCCTGGATTCCAATTCCGCGTGGTCGGCGCACTGCTCACGAACTTTCATCTGCCCAAATCCACGCTGCTGATGCTGGTGGCAGCCTTTGCCGGCCGGGAAAACGTGCTGAAGGCATACGCTCATGCCGTCGAGGAGAGATACAGGTTCTTTTCCTATGGCGATTGCATGTTTGTGGAATGA
- a CDS encoding cold-shock protein, giving the protein MEQGTVKWFNDAKGYGFISRENGEDVFVHFSAIQSNGFRSLKEGQPVTFNVVKGPKGWQAENVQVL; this is encoded by the coding sequence ATGGAACAAGGAACAGTGAAGTGGTTCAATGACGCAAAGGGTTACGGCTTTATTTCCAGGGAAAACGGTGAGGACGTGTTCGTTCACTTTTCCGCGATTCAGTCCAACGGTTTTCGCAGCCTGAAAGAAGGCCAGCCAGTTACTTTCAACGTCGTCAAAGGTCCAAAAGGGTGGCAGGCAGAAAACGTACAGGTGTTGTAA
- a CDS encoding holo-[acyl-carrier-protein] synthase produces the protein MIVGTGVDITEVDRIQAAVQRFGDRFLKRVFTSAELRYCMAKPNAAERLAARFAAKEAGMKAIGTGLRHGVTWQDVEVVRMPGQRPLLEFHGKAAEFAARLGCKRTHLSLSHTKEQAIAHVILEGE, from the coding sequence ATGATTGTAGGGACTGGAGTTGACATCACTGAAGTGGATCGCATCCAGGCTGCCGTACAGCGCTTTGGCGACCGTTTTCTTAAGCGTGTCTTTACTTCAGCCGAGCTGCGGTACTGCATGGCCAAGCCCAACGCCGCGGAGCGTCTGGCCGCCCGTTTTGCCGCCAAGGAGGCCGGGATGAAGGCCATCGGAACCGGGCTGCGCCACGGCGTAACCTGGCAGGATGTAGAGGTCGTCCGGATGCCCGGCCAGCGTCCGCTGTTGGAATTTCACGGCAAGGCGGCGGAGTTCGCTGCGAGACTCGGCTGCAAGCGTACACATCTTTCGCTGAGCCACACTAAGGAGCAGGCGATTGCTCACGTGATTTTGGAAGGTGAATGA
- a CDS encoding MlaD family protein: MPSQKQLRWSELKVGITVIVGSVTLALLVFLISGTGGIFTSKITLITYFDNAEGIRTGQPVDLQGVAIGNVKSVKVVPGKPLSPVQVVMRVNRDFQQFIHTDSKATIETAGVLGESFVDIDSKDAKGPIVKDGTELPPGNAPGIQDVVRTSQTSLQNIDVLVKRADSILAEIQNGNGSLGKVIYDPAMVNKVNAILNQVQALLNDVNNGKGTIGKFFSDDSLYRKADSLVTKADQLVDEINQGHGSLGKLVKDDALYNNANQAIATGNKLLADLNAGHGAAGKLLKDEELSRKLQNIIEKLSSISDRLEAGEGSAGKLFKDPSLYNNTDQMLIETRNLVKAIRENPKKYLTIRFRVF, encoded by the coding sequence TTGCCAAGTCAAAAGCAGCTCAGGTGGTCTGAACTAAAGGTCGGAATCACCGTAATTGTCGGTTCAGTGACCTTGGCCCTGCTTGTCTTCCTGATCAGCGGGACTGGCGGCATTTTTACCAGCAAAATTACTCTCATCACGTACTTTGATAACGCTGAAGGCATACGCACAGGGCAGCCTGTGGACTTGCAAGGCGTGGCGATCGGCAACGTGAAATCGGTCAAGGTTGTCCCCGGAAAGCCGCTTAGCCCTGTGCAGGTAGTGATGCGGGTGAACAGGGATTTTCAGCAGTTCATTCACACAGATTCCAAAGCGACTATCGAAACTGCCGGCGTGCTTGGCGAATCGTTTGTCGATATCGACAGCAAAGACGCCAAGGGGCCGATCGTAAAAGACGGTACGGAATTGCCTCCCGGCAACGCTCCTGGCATTCAGGATGTCGTGCGCACGAGCCAGACATCGCTGCAAAACATTGACGTGCTGGTGAAACGCGCGGATTCCATTCTGGCGGAAATACAGAATGGCAATGGTTCGCTGGGAAAGGTCATTTACGATCCCGCAATGGTCAACAAGGTCAATGCCATCCTGAATCAGGTGCAGGCGTTGCTGAATGACGTGAACAACGGTAAAGGCACTATCGGAAAATTTTTCTCCGATGACAGCCTGTATCGCAAAGCGGACTCGCTGGTGACCAAGGCCGATCAGTTGGTGGATGAGATCAATCAGGGCCATGGCAGCCTGGGCAAATTGGTAAAGGACGACGCCCTTTACAACAACGCAAACCAGGCGATTGCCACAGGCAACAAGTTGCTTGCTGACCTCAATGCCGGCCACGGCGCTGCGGGAAAATTATTGAAGGACGAAGAACTTTCCCGGAAGCTGCAAAATATCATTGAAAAACTTTCTTCAATTTCAGACCGGCTGGAAGCAGGCGAAGGCAGCGCGGGCAAGCTGTTTAAAGACCCATCGCTCTACAACAATACTGATCAGATGCTGATCGAGACGCGGAACCTGGTGAAGGCGATCCGTGAAAATCCCAAGAAATATCTCACTATCCGCTTCCGCGTGTTTTAG
- a CDS encoding M13 family metallopeptidase translates to MRLSRILIAIVFFTAVALQLPAQESKMTANSVASSLDKSADPCVDFYQFACGGWIKNNPIPADQSIWSRFGELAERNREELRGILESAAKAQNRDANEQKIGDYYSTCMDEAAIEKKGVAVLKPEFDRINALRDKSTLPALIAYLHGQGISALFSFGSGADFKNAKQVIAQADQGGLSLPDRDYYVKDDAKSVELRKQYLQHVTNMFKLLGDSPDKAAAEATTVMNVETSLAKGSGDRVERREPERVYHKMPVKEWQSLTPDFNFSRYLTGVGAPPLDSLNVVEPNFFKALDAELKGISVDDLKTYLRWQLVHSQTESLPKAFQDENFNFYGKTLQGAKEMRPRWKRCVAAVDNDLGEALGRIFVEKYYPPEAKARTLKMVNQLETALHQDITELPWMSEVTKKQALVKLAAIQNKIGYPAKWRDYTPLKIEPGDALGNSLRANAFEMHRELAKIGKPLDKQEWQMTPPTVNAYYDPTENDINFPAGILQPPFYDFKADDALNFGGMGAVIGHELTHGFDDQGALFDPEGNLKNWWTPEDEKAFKARTQCIVDEYDQFVAVDDVHVRGKLTLGENTADNGGLRIAYMALMKSMGDAGKQPEKIDGFTPEQRLFIGWGQIWCQNQTDQMGRLLALNNEHSPGKYRANGVVQNMPEFQKAWGCKTGQPMVRANACHVW, encoded by the coding sequence ATGCGCTTATCTCGAATCTTGATCGCAATCGTTTTCTTCACCGCCGTGGCCCTGCAGCTTCCGGCACAGGAAAGCAAAATGACCGCCAACTCAGTTGCCTCCTCACTGGACAAGAGCGCTGACCCTTGTGTGGATTTCTACCAGTTCGCATGCGGAGGATGGATCAAGAACAATCCCATTCCCGCAGACCAGTCAATCTGGAGCCGCTTTGGAGAGCTGGCGGAACGAAATCGGGAGGAGTTGCGTGGAATCCTGGAAAGCGCGGCCAAGGCCCAGAATCGTGATGCCAATGAGCAAAAGATCGGTGACTATTACTCCACATGCATGGATGAGGCTGCGATTGAGAAGAAAGGTGTGGCTGTCCTTAAGCCGGAATTTGACCGCATCAATGCCCTGCGCGATAAGTCCACGCTGCCGGCGCTGATTGCATATTTGCATGGGCAGGGCATCAGTGCGCTGTTCTCCTTCGGCTCCGGCGCGGACTTCAAAAACGCCAAGCAGGTCATCGCGCAGGCGGACCAGGGCGGGCTCTCCCTGCCGGACCGCGACTATTATGTGAAAGACGATGCCAAATCGGTTGAACTGCGCAAGCAGTACCTGCAGCACGTTACCAACATGTTCAAGCTGCTGGGCGATTCACCAGACAAGGCCGCCGCGGAAGCCACTACCGTGATGAACGTGGAAACGTCGCTGGCCAAAGGCTCTGGCGATCGTGTGGAACGGCGCGAGCCCGAGCGCGTTTACCACAAGATGCCAGTCAAGGAGTGGCAGTCTCTCACGCCTGATTTCAACTTTTCCAGGTATCTCACCGGCGTGGGCGCTCCTCCGCTGGACAGTCTCAACGTAGTGGAGCCCAATTTCTTTAAGGCGCTAGATGCCGAGCTGAAGGGCATCAGCGTGGATGACCTGAAGACTTATCTTCGCTGGCAGTTGGTGCACTCTCAGACTGAGTCGCTGCCAAAGGCGTTCCAGGACGAAAATTTCAACTTCTACGGCAAGACCCTGCAGGGCGCCAAGGAGATGCGCCCGCGCTGGAAACGCTGCGTCGCGGCCGTTGATAACGATCTGGGCGAAGCTCTGGGCCGGATCTTTGTCGAAAAGTATTATCCGCCGGAAGCCAAGGCACGCACGCTGAAAATGGTGAACCAACTAGAAACAGCACTGCACCAGGACATCACCGAGCTTCCATGGATGTCAGAGGTCACGAAAAAACAGGCGCTGGTAAAGCTGGCCGCCATCCAGAACAAGATCGGTTATCCCGCCAAGTGGCGCGACTATACCCCGTTGAAAATTGAACCCGGTGATGCGCTGGGAAATTCGCTGCGGGCCAACGCGTTTGAAATGCATCGCGAGCTGGCCAAAATCGGCAAGCCGCTGGACAAACAGGAATGGCAGATGACCCCGCCAACGGTGAACGCCTATTACGACCCGACAGAAAACGATATCAATTTCCCCGCCGGCATTCTGCAGCCGCCATTTTATGACTTTAAGGCCGACGACGCGCTTAACTTCGGCGGCATGGGCGCCGTGATCGGCCACGAACTCACGCATGGCTTTGACGATCAGGGCGCGCTATTCGATCCTGAAGGCAACCTCAAGAACTGGTGGACTCCGGAAGACGAAAAAGCCTTCAAGGCACGAACACAGTGCATTGTGGATGAATATGACCAGTTTGTGGCGGTGGACGATGTTCACGTTCGCGGCAAACTAACGCTGGGTGAAAACACTGCCGACAATGGCGGCCTACGCATCGCTTACATGGCGCTGATGAAATCCATGGGCGATGCCGGCAAGCAGCCCGAGAAAATTGACGGATTTACGCCGGAGCAGCGTCTCTTTATTGGTTGGGGACAGATCTGGTGCCAGAACCAGACAGACCAGATGGGACGCCTGCTGGCACTGAATAACGAGCACTCACCGGGAAAATATCGCGCGAACGGTGTAGTGCAGAACATGCCGGAATTTCAAAAGGCCTGGGGATGCAAAACCGGCCAGCCCATGGTCAGGGCAAATGCCTGCCATGTATGGTGA